The following coding sequences are from one Candidatus Nitrosopumilus sp. SW window:
- a CDS encoding prefoldin subunit beta — translation MSAGQMPPWLQEQLMKLQQSQQNLQSIMTQKQHLEMEKAETEKALEELKKVGDADAVYKQAGTVLLKSTKKDLVDELEEKQEMAKTRATVLEKQETRVKETLKEQEAKITEMMKGGSEAPKTEDNPRK, via the coding sequence ATGTCTGCAGGACAAATGCCTCCATGGCTTCAAGAACAATTGATGAAACTACAACAATCTCAGCAAAACCTCCAATCAATCATGACTCAAAAACAACATCTTGAGATGGAAAAGGCTGAAACCGAGAAAGCCCTTGAAGAATTAAAAAAAGTTGGTGATGCTGATGCAGTTTACAAGCAAGCAGGAACTGTCTTGTTAAAATCAACAAAAAAAGACTTGGTTGATGAATTAGAAGAAAAACAAGAGATGGCAAAAACTCGTGCAACCGTCCTTGAAAAACAAGAAACACGTGTCAAAGAAACTCTCAAAGAACAAGAAGCAAAAATCACGGAAATGATGAAGGGTGGTTCTGAGGCGCCAAAAACAGAAGATAATCCTAGAAAATAG
- a CDS encoding PAS domain-containing sensor histidine kinase, whose product MNSKSKITVIVLCQIGLIMGSFLSVAIWESQFSLLGNSVNVAGKNRLLTSQFLNEVKDYGYLNFPDANPEKQLELLEQNILFLKNGGEENGLKLDPLNEQFYPEWEQVYFHFQIMKSDFEHFQSITASQTLSPLDVTSLEVNSVVLIRSSDVLVSKIGLMTDNLSRTLLILQSVLVAINVAVHVMMVILISKIFKNEFKKTLKMEKLATVGELSSRLAHDMRNPLSYINMSTQLLKSKVTEKETVEKLDVIEKGIQRMSHQINDVMDFVRSKEPELKLWDLKSILEDCLDRLKIPDSIKVTLPEKSILIKCDRTQFEILFINLISNALDSIKNNGSIEIRVNTSPNETKIEIIDSGNGIPNNKLDQIFEPLVTFKESGTGLGLASCKNIVKNHKGVIYAKNNPTTFTVILPNY is encoded by the coding sequence TTGAACTCTAAATCAAAAATCACAGTTATTGTATTGTGCCAAATCGGTTTAATCATGGGAAGTTTTCTTAGTGTTGCTATTTGGGAATCTCAATTTTCATTACTAGGAAACTCTGTCAATGTTGCGGGAAAAAACCGATTACTTACTAGTCAGTTTTTGAATGAAGTAAAAGACTATGGATATCTAAATTTCCCTGATGCAAATCCAGAAAAACAATTGGAATTATTAGAACAAAATATTTTATTTTTAAAAAACGGTGGGGAAGAAAATGGTCTTAAACTAGATCCTCTTAATGAACAATTTTATCCCGAATGGGAACAAGTTTACTTTCATTTTCAAATAATGAAATCTGATTTTGAACATTTTCAATCAATAACTGCCTCTCAAACTCTTTCTCCATTAGATGTAACTTCATTAGAGGTTAACTCTGTGGTGTTGATTAGATCATCTGATGTTCTAGTTAGTAAAATAGGGTTGATGACTGATAATTTATCTCGCACCCTGCTTATTTTGCAATCCGTATTAGTGGCAATTAATGTTGCAGTTCATGTGATGATGGTAATTTTAATTTCAAAGATTTTCAAAAATGAATTCAAGAAAACTCTGAAAATGGAAAAATTGGCAACAGTAGGCGAACTATCCTCTAGATTAGCTCATGACATGAGAAATCCGCTTTCTTACATCAATATGAGCACACAATTACTAAAATCAAAAGTAACTGAGAAAGAAACTGTTGAAAAATTAGATGTAATTGAAAAAGGAATTCAGAGAATGTCTCATCAAATCAATGATGTCATGGATTTTGTCAGATCAAAAGAACCTGAACTAAAATTATGGGATCTAAAATCTATTTTAGAAGATTGTCTTGATAGATTAAAAATACCTGATTCAATCAAAGTAACTTTACCCGAAAAATCAATTCTAATCAAATGTGATCGTACTCAGTTTGAAATACTTTTCATTAATTTGATTTCAAATGCGTTAGATTCAATCAAAAATAATGGCTCAATTGAGATTCGTGTTAATACTAGTCCAAATGAAACAAAAATCGAGATTATAGATTCTGGTAATGGTATTCCTAACAATAAACTAGACCAAATCTTTGAGCCTCTAGTAACTTTCAAGGAATCCGGAACTGGGTTGGGATTGGCAAGCTGCAAAAATATTGTCAAAAATCACAAAGGGGTAATTTATGCAAAAAACAATCCTACCACATTTACCGTAATTCTTCCGAACTATTGA
- a CDS encoding KEOPS complex subunit Pcc1 has product MTLKFSAKITVDAKDNTKAIFDSVNTDNKFYPENPVKTEIKLDKKIIISVESEHLPHLRANLNSTLRLIQASNDTIESVKE; this is encoded by the coding sequence ATGACGTTAAAATTTAGTGCAAAAATTACAGTTGATGCAAAAGACAACACAAAAGCAATTTTTGATTCTGTAAATACTGATAACAAATTTTATCCTGAAAATCCAGTCAAAACTGAAATCAAACTAGATAAAAAAATAATAATCTCTGTAGAATCTGAACATCTTCCTCATTTGAGAGCAAACCTAAACTCTACTCTGAGATTAATTCAAGCAAGTAATGACACCATAGAGTCTGTGAAAGAATAA
- a CDS encoding 50S ribosomal protein L37 yields the protein MAKGKKSLKGLGARYGIKIRKEYTKIHLQLKQKRACPECGSQTFGRDAVGIWSCKKCSFKVAGTAYDVKI from the coding sequence ATGGCAAAAGGTAAGAAATCACTCAAAGGTCTTGGTGCAAGATACGGAATTAAAATTCGAAAAGAATACACCAAAATTCATCTTCAATTAAAACAAAAAAGGGCATGTCCTGAATGTGGTTCACAAACATTTGGCAGAGATGCTGTAGGAATTTGGTCTTGTAAAAAATGTAGCTTCAAAGTAGCTGGAACTGCATATGACGTTAAAATTTAG
- the rrp42 gene encoding exosome complex protein Rrp42, giving the protein MASHTVIDELKRNQILDLLEQGKRVDGRALDEAREISIETNAIPKANGSARVRLGDTEVVCGVKIQPDRPFPDTGDKGLFICTAELLPLSHPTVETGPPGPEVIELARVVDRGIRESHMIDVSQLVIEKDKSVIGVFADNVVVDYDGNLFDACSYAATAALLSSKSPKWNWVDETPTLVEGEEVAVPITTIPVSVTMAKIGKHIIVDPNGDEWASMDARITITSDSDGNICALQKGGDDGFTMEEIVQCGEISVRVGAKIREKLKAAQQAGQ; this is encoded by the coding sequence ATGGCTTCACATACTGTTATTGATGAATTAAAGAGAAATCAAATTCTTGATTTGTTAGAACAAGGAAAAAGAGTTGATGGAAGAGCTCTTGATGAAGCAAGAGAAATTTCAATTGAAACCAATGCAATTCCAAAAGCAAACGGTTCTGCAAGAGTTCGATTAGGAGATACTGAAGTTGTTTGCGGAGTAAAAATCCAACCTGATAGGCCTTTCCCTGATACTGGTGACAAAGGTCTTTTCATTTGTACTGCTGAATTATTACCCCTTTCACATCCTACAGTTGAAACAGGACCTCCAGGACCTGAAGTAATTGAACTAGCTAGAGTTGTGGATAGAGGAATCAGAGAAAGTCACATGATTGATGTTTCTCAATTAGTTATTGAAAAAGACAAGTCTGTGATTGGTGTTTTTGCAGATAATGTTGTTGTTGATTATGATGGTAATCTATTTGATGCATGTTCTTATGCTGCAACTGCTGCACTACTCTCATCTAAAAGTCCAAAATGGAATTGGGTAGATGAAACTCCTACACTAGTTGAAGGTGAAGAGGTTGCCGTTCCAATTACTACCATCCCAGTATCTGTAACTATGGCTAAAATTGGAAAACATATCATAGTTGATCCTAACGGTGATGAATGGGCAAGTATGGATGCAAGAATTACAATTACTAGTGATTCTGATGGAAATATCTGTGCTTTACAGAAGGGTGGTGATGATGGATTCACTATGGAAGAAATTGTCCAATGTGGTGAAATCTCAGTCAGAGTAGGCGCAAAAATAAGAGAAAAATTAAAAGCAGCTCAGCAGGCAGGTCAATAA
- the rrp41 gene encoding exosome complex exonuclease Rrp41, whose translation MGGREATMVLMDENGKRCDGRTVDEPRRIMIKAGGLKNADGSSYIEFGDNKILVGVFGPRDVHPKHMSDTDTGILRVRYHMEPFSVGERKNPAPSRREIEISKVIKEALEPAVMLDKFPRTAVDVFIEVLQADGGTRCAALTAASVALADAGIPMRDMVAAIAAGKVADTVILDVNNEEDQAGQADMPIGYMPNLEKITLLQLDGVLTPEEYKKCVQVGVDGCKLVYELQKKALNDKYFGNKGE comes from the coding sequence ATGGGTGGACGAGAAGCAACAATGGTCCTTATGGACGAAAATGGAAAACGTTGTGATGGACGTACAGTGGACGAACCACGTCGAATTATGATTAAAGCTGGTGGACTCAAAAATGCAGATGGTTCATCTTACATTGAATTTGGAGATAACAAAATTCTAGTTGGAGTTTTTGGTCCAAGAGATGTTCACCCAAAACACATGTCTGACACTGACACTGGTATTTTGAGAGTTAGATATCACATGGAACCATTCTCTGTTGGTGAGAGAAAGAACCCAGCTCCTTCAAGAAGAGAGATTGAAATTTCCAAAGTTATCAAAGAAGCATTAGAGCCTGCAGTTATGTTAGATAAATTCCCAAGAACTGCAGTTGATGTATTTATCGAAGTTTTACAAGCAGATGGTGGAACTAGATGTGCCGCACTTACTGCAGCATCTGTTGCATTAGCTGATGCAGGTATTCCAATGAGAGACATGGTTGCAGCAATTGCAGCAGGAAAAGTTGCAGACACTGTAATTCTTGATGTTAACAATGAAGAAGATCAAGCAGGTCAAGCAGACATGCCAATTGGTTATATGCCAAATCTTGAAAAAATAACACTATTGCAATTAGATGGCGTACTCACTCCTGAAGAATACAAAAAATGTGTTCAAGTTGGAGTGGATGGATGCAAACTAGTTTATGAATTACAAAAGAAAGCACTCAACGACAAATATTTTGGAAATAAAGGAGAGTAG
- the rrp4 gene encoding exosome complex RNA-binding protein Rrp4 encodes MADKRKYVIPGDVVTTGPFRPEQNVILDGNKIISTTIGISEIYDDSVRVIPLTGKYIPKINDLVIGKVNSHTSLSWELDINSCYVGFLPAQDVFGRDFSAHADELATKLKTGDLVAARIANFDRTRDPLVSISDRDLGKIDSGVLMEISPSKVPRLIGKKGSMIQMIEEATDAAVTIGQNGWVVVSCESPEGLLKAKKAIQMVNEQAHVANLTDQVKEMLDKKGES; translated from the coding sequence ATGGCAGATAAGAGAAAATACGTTATTCCTGGTGATGTTGTAACAACAGGACCTTTTAGACCTGAACAAAATGTAATACTTGATGGAAACAAAATAATTTCCACCACTATTGGTATTTCTGAAATTTATGATGACTCTGTTCGTGTAATCCCATTAACTGGAAAATATATTCCAAAAATCAATGATCTTGTAATTGGCAAAGTCAACTCACACACGTCATTGTCTTGGGAATTAGATATCAACTCATGCTATGTTGGGTTTTTGCCAGCACAAGACGTCTTTGGGCGTGACTTTTCAGCTCATGCTGACGAACTTGCAACTAAACTAAAAACCGGAGATCTTGTAGCTGCAAGAATTGCAAATTTTGACAGAACACGAGATCCCTTAGTTTCAATTTCTGATAGGGATTTGGGAAAGATTGATTCTGGAGTTTTGATGGAAATCTCTCCAAGCAAAGTTCCACGCCTAATTGGAAAGAAAGGTAGTATGATTCAGATGATTGAAGAGGCTACTGACGCTGCAGTTACCATTGGTCAAAATGGCTGGGTTGTAGTTTCATGCGAATCCCCAGAGGGATTATTAAAGGCTAAAAAAGCAATTCAAATGGTTAATGAGCAAGCACACGTTGCAAATTTGACTGATCAAGTGAAAGAAATGTTAGATAAAAAAGGTGAATCATAA
- a CDS encoding ribosome assembly factor SBDS, with amino-acid sequence MADVTVARFSFEGEKFEILVKPDLALEYKLGKKKDISAILVSEDIYTDSGKGTKPSTEKLLKAFKTEDQTEIAQIIMQKGDLNLTTDQRRKMIEDKKKQIVAYIAKTYVDPKTHLPHPPLRVEQAMKDGRVSVDPQKSVDEQVKDIVDKLRSIIALKSENLELEIIIPAQYASQSYAVLKSVGSLKKEEWQNNGSLKAILEIPAAARPNVIDRLGSITKGSASVEVMQ; translated from the coding sequence ATGGCCGATGTAACAGTTGCAAGATTCTCTTTTGAAGGAGAGAAATTTGAGATATTGGTAAAACCTGATCTAGCATTAGAGTACAAGCTTGGAAAGAAAAAAGATATTTCTGCAATTTTAGTTTCAGAAGACATCTACACTGATTCAGGAAAAGGCACAAAGCCCTCAACTGAAAAATTACTCAAAGCTTTCAAAACCGAAGATCAAACTGAGATTGCTCAAATAATTATGCAAAAAGGTGATCTTAATCTTACAACTGATCAAAGACGAAAAATGATTGAAGACAAGAAAAAACAGATTGTTGCATACATTGCAAAGACCTATGTCGATCCTAAAACTCACTTGCCTCATCCACCTTTGAGAGTTGAGCAAGCAATGAAAGATGGAAGAGTTTCAGTTGATCCTCAAAAAAGTGTAGATGAACAAGTAAAAGATATTGTAGATAAACTTCGTTCAATAATTGCTCTAAAATCTGAAAACTTGGAATTGGAGATTATTATCCCTGCACAATATGCTTCACAATCATATGCTGTTCTAAAGTCTGTAGGTTCTCTAAAAAAAGAAGAATGGCAAAATAATGGTTCTCTAAAAGCAATACTTGAAATACCCGCTGCAGCAAGGCCAAACGTGATAGACAGATTAGGTTCTATAACCAAAGGTTCTGCTTCAGTTGAGGTAATGCAATAA
- a CDS encoding DUF6659 family protein, with protein sequence MDFEKLYLDILNLDSSIRYAAIQNNTGVKIAGGFRSEITPILSDDELQMMHYYASQRWQTRKNIEHKIGPAKYALAEYNKIKRITFPIDDKHLLMITTEIDADHTSIIKKILELINN encoded by the coding sequence ATGGATTTTGAAAAACTGTATTTAGATATTCTAAATCTAGATTCCTCAATCAGATATGCTGCAATTCAAAATAACACTGGTGTTAAGATTGCCGGTGGTTTTAGATCAGAAATAACTCCAATTCTAAGTGATGACGAACTCCAGATGATGCACTACTATGCATCACAAAGATGGCAAACTCGGAAAAACATTGAACACAAAATAGGTCCTGCAAAATATGCTCTAGCTGAATATAATAAAATTAAACGAATTACATTTCCTATTGATGACAAACATCTCTTGATGATCACAACTGAAATTGATGCTGACCATACTAGTATTATCAAAAAAATACTTGAATTAATTAATAATTAG
- a CDS encoding DNA-directed RNA polymerase subunit D yields the protein MDFKDFLQDLSSLEVISKDNQKIALKLKGVPLQYANALRRVCLNGVPVFAIDTVDIIENSSVLPDEGLAHRLGLIPLKTDLSRFNEPSKCDCQSETGCSNCKVMLVLDSGDSDVTRTVLSNELSSEDDSIKPISDKIPICELAPGQKIKVECYARLGRGTEHAKWNSANISMLTETDKEDERILTVESTGALNPEQIIISGVEEVGNRLVEFKDTIEQISE from the coding sequence GTGGACTTTAAAGATTTTCTTCAAGATTTGTCATCCTTAGAAGTAATTAGTAAAGATAATCAAAAAATAGCTTTAAAGCTAAAAGGCGTGCCATTACAATATGCAAATGCCCTTAGAAGGGTTTGCTTAAATGGTGTTCCAGTCTTTGCAATTGATACAGTTGACATTATTGAGAATTCATCAGTATTACCAGATGAAGGTCTAGCACACAGATTAGGTCTCATACCACTCAAAACAGATTTGAGCAGATTTAACGAGCCATCAAAATGTGACTGCCAAAGTGAAACAGGATGTTCAAACTGTAAAGTAATGTTAGTACTAGATTCTGGAGATTCAGACGTTACAAGAACGGTTCTATCAAACGAACTTTCTTCTGAAGATGACTCTATCAAGCCAATTTCAGACAAGATTCCAATTTGTGAACTTGCACCAGGTCAAAAAATCAAAGTTGAGTGCTATGCAAGACTAGGACGCGGTACAGAACATGCAAAATGGAACTCTGCAAACATTTCAATGTTAACTGAGACAGACAAGGAAGATGAGAGAATTCTCACTGTTGAATCAACGGGTGCACTTAATCCTGAGCAGATCATCATATCAGGAGTAGAAGAAGTAGGTAACAGATTGGTCGAATTCAAAGATACAATCGAGCAAATCAGCGAATAG
- a CDS encoding 50S ribosomal protein L18e codes for MTNQVVIRMAKDLKSASAKNDAPIWAKLAEYALKPSIARRDINLNKIAKLTKENDTVVFPGKVLGTGNVYHKITLCSFSISNSAASKIIENGGKLISYSELIEQNPTGKGVVLLG; via the coding sequence ATGACTAATCAAGTAGTTATACGCATGGCAAAGGATCTAAAGTCAGCATCAGCTAAAAATGATGCTCCAATTTGGGCAAAACTAGCTGAATATGCATTAAAACCATCTATTGCTAGAAGAGACATAAACTTGAATAAAATCGCTAAACTAACTAAAGAAAACGATACTGTAGTATTTCCAGGCAAAGTTCTGGGAACCGGTAATGTGTATCATAAAATCACATTATGTTCATTTTCAATTTCAAATTCTGCAGCTTCCAAAATTATTGAAAACGGCGGAAAACTAATCAGTTATTCAGAACTAATTGAGCAAAACCCAACTGGAAAAGGAGTGGTATTACTTGGCTAA
- the rplM gene encoding 50S ribosomal protein L13, with amino-acid sequence MANQETVVRTDRPIVVDATDHIAGRLSSNVAKLLKQGHRVSLVNCEKIMYSGTRSNLIKEYREFLEINSIINPKHGPVHYRRPDTIITKMIRQMLPYDRKPSGKESIKRLRAYIGSPKELKSLEKTQFEKAKIKKSASNYTTMGELCRVIGWTE; translated from the coding sequence TTGGCTAATCAAGAGACAGTTGTTAGAACCGATAGACCAATTGTTGTAGATGCTACAGACCACATTGCTGGTAGATTATCATCAAATGTTGCTAAATTACTAAAACAAGGACACAGAGTTTCGCTTGTAAATTGTGAGAAAATCATGTACAGTGGAACAAGATCAAACTTGATCAAAGAATATAGAGAATTTTTAGAAATTAACAGTATCATTAATCCAAAACACGGACCTGTTCACTACAGAAGACCAGACACAATCATCACAAAAATGATTCGTCAAATGTTACCATATGATAGAAAACCATCAGGAAAAGAATCAATTAAAAGATTAAGAGCATACATTGGTTCTCCAAAAGAACTAAAATCACTTGAGAAAACTCAATTTGAGAAAGCAAAAATTAAAAAATCTGCATCAAACTATACCACAATGGGAGAATTGTGCAGAGTGATAGGGTGGACTGAATGA
- the rpsI gene encoding 30S ribosomal protein S9: MTTPKTEIYFATRKTSSAHVYITKGQGKVRINNVPVEMIPQETAREVILAPLEITGDLRDKIDISVRVRGGGFMGQASAVATAISRALTGWTKSKKDPKDHPFPKSTREDLRKRITDYDKYLISGDARRKEPKKFGGPGARRRKQKSYR; this comes from the coding sequence ATGACAACACCAAAAACTGAAATCTATTTTGCAACTAGAAAAACATCTAGTGCACATGTTTACATTACTAAAGGACAAGGCAAAGTTAGAATTAACAACGTACCAGTTGAAATGATTCCACAAGAGACTGCTCGTGAAGTAATTTTAGCACCACTAGAAATTACAGGCGATTTAAGAGATAAAATCGATATCTCAGTTAGAGTAAGAGGAGGAGGTTTCATGGGACAGGCAAGTGCTGTTGCAACTGCAATATCTAGAGCACTAACAGGATGGACAAAATCAAAGAAAGATCCAAAAGATCACCCATTCCCAAAATCAACCAGAGAAGACCTTAGAAAGAGAATCACAGATTATGACAAATATCTAATCAGCGGTGATGCCAGAAGAAAAGAACCAAAGAAGTTCGGCGGACCTGGCGCAAGAAGAAGAAAGCAAAAATCATACCGTTAG
- a CDS encoding nucleotidyltransferase family protein codes for MKAIILAGGKGTRGKPYTEFFPKAMTPIYGKPVIDYVIRYLQKFNFIKEIIIISDFDGLGGQIKNYYESQKNISFVQDSQSGTGGDLLHIEKKLKGESEFVLWFVDNLCAIDLKKMKETFVKKKSSACIATRTKRKEETGFAIVKDGIITEFKEKPVMKLQLSECLGIYMLGKDIIQKIKAKKKQKEINLSYDILQQLSKEGKISAFDIGDKEWLDAESPSHLERNQKTVKKIIKQMGL; via the coding sequence GTGAAGGCAATAATTTTAGCCGGTGGCAAAGGCACACGAGGCAAGCCATATACAGAATTCTTTCCAAAAGCAATGACTCCAATTTATGGAAAGCCAGTCATCGACTATGTGATAAGATATCTTCAAAAATTCAATTTCATAAAAGAGATTATTATAATTTCGGACTTTGACGGTCTTGGTGGACAAATCAAAAACTATTATGAAAGTCAAAAAAACATCTCCTTTGTTCAAGACTCACAAAGTGGAACTGGTGGCGATTTGTTACACATTGAGAAAAAACTCAAAGGTGAATCTGAATTTGTATTATGGTTTGTAGATAATTTATGTGCAATAGATCTCAAAAAGATGAAAGAGACATTTGTAAAAAAGAAGAGTTCTGCATGTATTGCAACTAGAACAAAAAGAAAAGAGGAAACAGGATTTGCAATAGTAAAAGATGGAATCATCACCGAATTCAAAGAAAAGCCAGTAATGAAATTACAATTATCTGAATGCTTAGGAATCTATATGCTTGGAAAAGATATTATTCAAAAAATCAAGGCAAAGAAAAAACAAAAAGAGATCAATCTATCATATGATATATTACAACAACTATCAAAAGAAGGAAAGATTAGTGCTTTTGATATTGGCGATAAAGAATGGCTGGATGCAGAATCACCTTCACACTTAGAGAGAAATCAAAAAACTGTAAAAAAGATCATAAAACAGATGGGACTGTAG
- the leuD gene encoding 3-isopropylmalate dehydratase small subunit — protein sequence MEPFKKTTSIVTPLDKVNVDTDQIVPKQFLKLVQKSGFGKFLFFNWRYDENEKPKSDFVLNDSKYNNSKILVAGDNFGCGSSREHAVWALQDYGFSVIIAPSFADIFFSNCFKNGILPISLEQPLVEKLQQEPNPIEVDLENQIIKTSSEEIHFDIDSHKKKILLEGLDDIAQTYQFEDKISEFEKQSTVPSVL from the coding sequence ATGGAACCATTTAAAAAAACAACAAGCATTGTTACTCCCCTTGACAAAGTTAATGTGGATACTGACCAAATTGTACCAAAACAATTTCTAAAACTAGTACAAAAATCTGGCTTTGGAAAGTTTTTGTTCTTTAATTGGAGATATGATGAAAACGAAAAACCAAAATCCGATTTTGTATTAAATGACTCCAAGTATAATAATTCAAAAATACTCGTTGCAGGGGACAATTTTGGATGTGGCTCAAGCAGGGAACATGCAGTTTGGGCACTACAAGACTATGGTTTTTCAGTAATTATTGCACCTTCATTTGCTGATATTTTCTTTAGTAATTGCTTCAAAAATGGAATTTTGCCAATTTCTTTGGAACAACCTCTTGTAGAAAAACTACAACAAGAACCAAATCCAATAGAGGTCGATTTAGAAAATCAAATAATCAAAACTTCTTCTGAAGAGATACATTTTGATATTGATTCTCATAAAAAGAAAATTCTCTTAGAAGGACTAGATGACATTGCACAAACATATCAATTTGAAGATAAGATTTCTGAATTTGAAAAACAGTCTACAGTCCCATCTGTTTTATGA
- the leuC gene encoding 3-isopropylmalate dehydratase large subunit, with amino-acid sequence MGKTLFEKIWDAHVVVGKESGPSLIYIDRHLVHEVTSPQAFDGLRMNNRKVRRPDLTIATMDHNVPTTDRGLPILDQTSSIQIQTLEKNCQDFGIKLFDINSPNQGIVHVIGPQLGITLPGSTIVCGDSHTSTHGAFGALAFGIGTSEVEHVLASQTLWLEKPKPFEIRVEGKRKNPHAVTAKDIVLSIIKNIGTGGGTGTVIEYRGEGIEDLSMEQRMTICNMSIEAGARAGLIAPDEKTYEYLRGRQYTPKNYESLVTYWKENLKTDDDAKFEKQFTLHIDDIAPQVSWGTNPGMTCDVTETIPTPDEFSKGDSNQKKGAEKALDYMDLKPGTPIEEIKIDRVFIGSCTNARLEDLIEASKVVKGQKVSPNVRAMVVPGSQMVKRQAEDMGLDKIFTDANFEWREAGCSMCLGMNPDILSPGERCASTSNRNFEGRQGTGGRTHLVSPVMAAAAAIKGHFVDVRKMDLD; translated from the coding sequence ATGGGAAAAACACTTTTTGAAAAAATTTGGGATGCTCATGTGGTAGTTGGAAAAGAATCTGGCCCTTCATTAATTTACATTGATAGACATCTCGTCCATGAAGTAACTTCTCCACAAGCATTTGATGGTCTTAGAATGAATAACAGAAAGGTACGAAGACCCGATCTTACCATTGCTACAATGGATCATAATGTTCCTACAACCGATAGAGGCCTTCCAATTTTAGACCAAACATCATCTATTCAAATTCAAACATTAGAAAAAAACTGTCAAGATTTTGGAATAAAACTATTTGATATTAACAGTCCCAACCAGGGTATAGTTCATGTCATTGGCCCTCAATTGGGAATCACTTTACCTGGTTCTACAATTGTTTGTGGAGATAGTCATACGTCAACTCATGGTGCATTTGGTGCCCTTGCATTTGGAATTGGCACAAGTGAGGTAGAACATGTCCTGGCATCTCAAACTTTGTGGCTAGAAAAACCAAAACCCTTTGAAATTAGAGTGGAAGGAAAGAGAAAGAATCCTCATGCAGTAACTGCTAAAGATATTGTGTTGTCTATAATCAAAAATATCGGGACTGGCGGTGGAACTGGAACAGTAATCGAGTATCGTGGTGAGGGTATTGAAGACCTTTCAATGGAGCAGCGAATGACAATATGTAACATGTCAATTGAGGCTGGTGCCCGTGCTGGATTAATTGCACCTGATGAGAAGACCTACGAGTATCTCCGAGGCAGACAATACACCCCAAAAAACTATGAATCTCTTGTAACATATTGGAAGGAAAATCTAAAAACTGATGATGATGCTAAATTTGAAAAGCAGTTCACATTACATATTGATGATATTGCACCTCAAGTTAGTTGGGGGACAAATCCTGGAATGACTTGTGATGTAACTGAAACAATTCCTACCCCTGATGAATTTTCAAAGGGTGACTCTAACCAAAAGAAAGGTGCAGAAAAAGCACTTGACTACATGGATCTTAAACCTGGAACACCAATTGAAGAAATAAAAATTGATAGAGTATTCATTGGTTCTTGTACAAATGCAAGACTAGAAGATTTAATCGAAGCATCCAAAGTAGTCAAAGGACAGAAAGTTTCTCCAAATGTTCGTGCAATGGTAGTCCCTGGTTCACAAATGGTAAAAAGACAAGCTGAAGATATGGGTCTTGATAAAATTTTTACTGATGCTAATTTTGAATGGAGAGAAGCTGGATGTAGCATGTGTCTTGGAATGAATCCTGATATTTTATCTCCTGGGGAACGGTGTGCAAGTACTTCGAACAGAAACTTTGAAGGTAGACAAGGAACTGGTGGAAGAACTCATTTAGTTAGTCCTGTAATGGCAGCAGCTGCTGCAATAAAAGGACATTTTGTTGATGTAAGAAAAATGGATTTGGATTAG